GGTCGGCACCGCGAGCGGCAGCACCAGCGCCCAGGCGAGCACGCGCCGGCCGGGAAACTCATAATAGGCAGTGAGCCAGGCCGGGATGATGCCCATGCTGGCGGTGAGGAGGGCGACGCCCGCCATCACGAGGGCAGTGGTCTTCAGCGCCACCGGCAGGACATTGCGGGCGAGATGCGGCCAGTCGGCGCCGCCGCCCGAGAGCGCCAGGGTGATGAGCGCGAGGAGGGGGATGAGCACGGCGAGCGCCGTCAGCACCGCGCCGACGCTCAGGAGCCTGTGCTCCCTCAACGAGAAAAAGGGGCGCGAGCGCCCCTTCCGGATAATGTCCGCCGTCACCCTTGACCTCAGGAGGCCGGGCCTTCGTCGAAGCCGACCTTGTCGACGAGCTCCGAGGCGGCCTTGCGGTTCTTGGCGATCTCGGCGAGTGGCAGCGCGTCGGGCTTGAGCGTGCCCCAGGCCGAGACGATGTCGGACGCCTTGATGCCGGGCTCGACCGGATATTCGAAAACCTGCTCGCCATAGAGGGTCTGGCCCTTGTCGGTGGCCAGGAATTCCATGAGCTTCACGGCATTGTCCTTGTTGGGGGCGTATTTCGCCAGCGCCATACCGGAGATGTTCACATGCGTGCCGCGGTCATTGGCATTGGGGAACAGCACCTTGATGGAGGCCGCCCATTCCTTCTGCTCGGGCTCCTTCTCGTTGGTCTGCATCTGGCCGACATAATAAGTGTTGCCGAGCGCGATATCGCATTCGCCGGCGAAGATCGCCTTGGCCTGGTCGCGGTCGCCGCCATCTGGCTTGCGCGCCAGATTGGCCTTCACGCCCTTGAGCCACTCCTCGGTCTTCTCAAGACCGTTATGGGCGATCATCGAGGCGATGAGTCCGATCGTGTAGACATGCTGGCCTGAGCGGGTGCAGATCTTGCCCTTCCACTTGGGATCGGCGAGCTCTTCATAAGTAATCGCATCCTGGCTCACGCGCTCCTTCGAGGCATAGATGACGCGGGCGCGCGTGGTCACGCCGAACCAGTTGCCCTCGGGGTCGCGATATTGCGCCGGAATGTCCTTGTTGATGAGCTCATCGACGAGCGGCTGGGTGACGCCCTTGTCCTCGGCGGCCTGGAGTCGGCCGATATCGACGGTGAGAATCACATCCGCCGGCGAATTGGCGCCTTCCTCGGCGATCTTCTCCTCGAGGCCCTTATCGAGGAACAGCACATTGGTCTTGATCCCGGTCTCGGCGGTGAACGCCTCGAGCAGCGGTTTGATCAGCTCGGGCTGGCGGTAGGAATAAATGTTGACAACGCCGTCGGCGAGTGCGCTGGTCGCCAAGAGAGCGGCGCCAAAGGGCACCGCGACAGCGAGTTGCAAGAGTTTCTTGAAGGACTTCATGTGCTTTGTTCCCTTTGTTCCGCCGGCCCTCGATGCTCGCCGGAGCTATACCTGAGTATTACTGTCGGGTTTTGCGGGAAAAGCCTCGGAGCGTCAAGAAAAAACCTTGTTCGATCAGTTATTTAGAAATGTTCTAGAGAAGGTAAGCGAATGACGATCGATCAGGCTGAAGTGGAAGCGACGCGGGCGTTGGAAATCCTGCTGGGCTGGCTGGTCAGCTCGCAATTCTACGCCCAGATCGGCGCCATCATCCTGGCCAGGGCGGTTGCCCATTTCGCCAACCGCCAGATCAAGGCGAAGACACCCTATTTCAAGAGCCCGCCGGAGCAGGGCGCGCTGCTGAAGGTGCGGCGTTGGCTCTATAGCTGCCGCGACCTGCTGTTTCCCATTCTATGTGTCCTGATGCTCGCCATTGCGGTCCAGGTGGTCGAGGGAACGGTGGGCTCCTCCTGGCTGGTGCGCATCGCCCAGAGCATCGCCGTGATCGGCGTACTTTATGCGGCGATCAACCGGTTCATCCGTCATCCGCTCATCAATGCCGCGGCGCGCTGGATCGGTATTCCTATCGCGACGCTCCAGGTTTTCGGTGTCCTCGACAATTTCTCGCTCTATCTCGATTCGGTCTCACTCGAGGTCGGCAATATCAGGCTGTCGCTCTACACGCTGGCCAAGGCGGCGGTGTTCGGCGGCATCCTCTTCTGGCTTGGACGATTCTCCAACGACGCCGGGCAGAAGGCCATCCGCAAGCAGGAAGCGCTCGATATCCCGACCCGCGAATTGCTGGCCAAGATCTTCCAGATCGCGCTTTTTGTATTGCTGTTCATCCTGCTTCTTCAGGTGCTGGGGCTCGATCTGACGGCGCTGACGATCTTCGGCGGCGCCCTCGGCGTTGGCCTCGGCTTCGGTCTGCAGCAGATCGCCTCCAACTTCATCTCCGGCATGATCCTGCTGTTCGAGCGCTCGATGAAGGTGGGCGATTATGTCGAGGTCGGTGGTGGCATGGCGGGCACGCTGCGTGAGATCAATATGCGCTCAAGCACGCTCCATACCGGCGACGGCAAGGAAATCATGGTGCCGAACGAGAAATTCATCACCTCGGCATTCGTCAACTGGACGAAATCCGATCATTTGCAGCGCTTCGACGTGACCTTTTCGGTGCCCTATGACGCCGATATCCACAAGATCCCGAATCTCGTCCAGGCAGCCGCCGCCCGGCACCCGCATATCCTGGCCAGGCCCACAGGACCCTCCTGCGATATCAAGCAATTCGGCGACAAAGGCATCCAGTTCGGCCTCACTTATTGGGTCGCGGGGACGAATGGATATGGCTCGGATGTGCATTTCCTGGTGTGGGATACGCTGAAGGAGGCAGGTATCGCCTTGGGGCCGTTAAAATAAGTATCACGTTGCTTGACACCCGGCGGGCGCTGCACTATCACCCGCCCCACGCCAGATGCGGGTGTAGCTCAGTTGGTTAGAGCGTCGGCCTGTCACGCCGAAGGTCGCGGGTTCGAGCCCCGTCACTCGCGCCAGTCATATCAATGACTTGCGCCGATCGCATCAGGTAACTTCCCAAAGCCAGGACAGACCTGTTCTAGGACCAGCGGTCGTTCGCTTCGCTTGAGCGCCTTCTGGCCGCACTGCTGGCGCCGCGGTGCCGCGGTCGGCTCATAACGCTCTCCCACTTGTAATCAGATGAGGCGCCCGGCAGAGGACCTATTGCCAAAGGCGGCGCCTGAGCTAACATAGAGTAATATGAAGGGCCAAGTTAGTTCGGAGTTGGCGGGTGCGTTCCCTTGGGCGATCCTGGGGAGACGCCCGGAGATGGAGCTTTCATGACTGTGGACAAGCGTGACGGCAACAGTTTGTTGCCGAGTACGGATGACCCACCTCTCCCCTTGGCCGGACCTACCTCGCCGAAATTCGAGCGTCGACTGGCGATTGTGGCGTGCCTCCTGCCGGCCGCTTACTTTCTTCTATCCTCGCTGTTCGCGCTCATCTACTTCAAGACATACGCGTCAGAGCTTCCGCAATTCCTTAGATATGTCTTAGCACCCGGTTTGATCGGGGTAGCATTTCTCGCTTGCGCCTATGCGCTGCCCCGCCGTCTAAGTCTATCGATAGGAACGAGCGGCATAGCCGTGATCGCAGCCCTGTTTGCTTTCGAGACCTGGCAGACCATAAAGCTGTATGCGAGTCTTCTTGGCATGATCGGATATGCCGGCGGTGCGCAGATCCCGAGCGTCGATGCCAATAACGGCTTGCCACCGGGCTATACGGTAAAAGCACTCAACCGGGTTCTTAAGCCTGCAACGCTGCCTGAAGCCGTGCTGAGCGGTGTGCCCCATTCGCAGGTGTTCATGTGTTCTCGCGACGGCAAGCCGGTGACCTACACGGCCGACCGTTATGGTTTCAACAACCCGGATAGCGTCTACGACAAGCCGATCAGCACTGTTGTCCTTGGCGATTCATTCATAGAAGGCTACTGCCTGGAACCAGGCAAGGACACGGTCAGTGTGCTGCGTGGCACCTTGCCCGATAGCGTTGGTATTGCGACGCGCGGCAACGGCCCCCTCATGGAACTGGCCGCGTTGGGCAGATTCGGAAAAGAACTCCGTCCACGTTTTGTCGTGATGGCGTTCTTCGAGGGCAATGACTGGGAGAATCTGCAGGTCGAGCTTGAATTCCCGTGGCTGCGGCAGGCTTTGTCCGAGAATACTGAGTTCGGGCAAACAACCATCCCTCCGGCAACGCTCGCCGAGATGGATGGTGTTATCAATGGCTGGCGTGCTACCGAAGTGAAACCCCTTGATGTTCTGCGCCGTACATGGCTCGTCCGGAACTTCTTTGCCCTGCGCCAGGTGAGTTCTGAGCTTGGGATCGCTTACCCGAAGGTTTTCCGGGCGCAGCCCGAATATGTCGACATATTGCGCAAGGCCGCCAAGATCACTGAGAGTTGGGGTGGCGAGCTACTGGTTCTCTATATCCCGCAGGCTGCCCGATATGACGGAATGATCTCACACGAGTTCGTCTATGACCCATTGCGCAATCGTGTCCGGAAGGCTGCGGCAGAAGCCGGCGTGGAAGTCATCGATCTTGCGGAAATATTCAAGAAACGGAAGGATGTCCAAAGTCTGTACGCCTCTGACTGGCATTTCAGCGAAGAGGGGGCACGTGTTGCGGCCCAGGCGATTATCGATCGGCTGAGACAGCCGATGGCTGCATATCACTCCGCGAAATGATGGAAAGGCGTTTGGTCGCGACTGCACGACCAAGCGGAGGGACTCAACAGGCAAATCACGGATCCGGATCGTCGAACTGTTGCAGACTTTCGGTGCAACCAGCTCTCGGGACTGAGGAACATGACTGAAAATTTCCATGAGCGGATCGAAGCGGACGAAGAGGTAAAGCTCCCGTCCGAGAGATCCTTCGCGATGGTGTTCGCGACCGTGTTCGCTCTCATCGGACTTATCCCGCTGCTGCATGGGGGCAGCATCCGCTGGTGGTCGATTGTGATCGGCGCAGTATTCCTGATCATCGGCCTCACTGTTCCCTCGATCCTGCGGCCGCTCAACAAGCTGTGGATGCGGTTTGGCCTTCTGCTTCATCGCATCGTCAATCCCCTCGTTCTGGGGCTGATGTTCTGGGGCATACTCGTTCCCGTCGGCTACCTCATACGGATGTTCTCGGGCAAGCTTCTCGCCTCCGAGCTCAAAGATGACAGTTATTGGATACGTCGCAAGCCGCCCGGGCCCGATCCCGAGTCTGTGCGCAATCAGTTCTAGGAGGAAGCCATGTCGTTCATTGGGGAATTGCTCGCTTTCACACGTGCCCGCAAGAAGGTCTGGCTCCTGCCGATGCTCATTTTCCTGGGCCTGTTCGGCGGACTTTTGATCCTGGCCAAGGGCAGCGCCGTGGCGCCTTTCATTTATACGATCTTCTAGGGCGCTCCATGCGTATCCTCGGGATATCGGCCTACTATCACGACAGCGCGGCGGCGATCGTTGCCGATGGCAAGATCATTTGCGCCGCGCAGGAGGAACGCTTTACGCGGAAGAAGCATGATGCGCGCTTTCCGGCCCATGCAATAGCCTATTGCCTGGAGGAAGCGCGCGCCAAACTGGGCGAGATCGACTATGTCGCTTTCTATGACAAGCCATTTCTCAAATTCGAACGCATTCTCGAAACCTACCTTGCCTATGCGCCGCGGGGCTTCACGTCCTTTCGCATGGCCATGCCGGTGTGGCTCAGGGAGAAACTGTTCCAGAAGAGCTTGCTGAAGAAGCACCTTCGTGAAATCGATCCGGATTTCGATCCGGAAGGCAAGCTGCTCTTCACCGAGCACCATCTGTCACATGCCGCAAGCGCCTTTTTCCCTTCACCCTTTGATCAGGCCGTGGTCCTCACGATGGATGGTGTTGGCGAATGGGCAACGACATCGGCCGGCGTGGGGCAGGGCACCGATCTCGCCATCGAGCGCGAGATACATTTTCCGCATTCGCTGGGGCTGCTTTATTCGGCCTTCACTTACTATACGGGGTTCAAGGTCAATTCCGGCGAATACAAGGTCATGGGGCTGGCGCCCTATGGCGAGCCGAAATATGTGGACGTCATTCGCGATAACCTGATCGACATAAGGTCCGATGGCTCCTACAGGCTGAATCTCGATTATTTCGACTACTGCACCGGGCTGCGCATGACGAATGAGCGTTTCGACGCCCTGTTCGGCGGGCCGCCGCGCAAGAGTGAAGACCGCCTCACGCAGCGCGAGATGGATCTTGCCGCCTCGGTCCAGGTGGTGCTCGAGGAGGTCGTCATCAAGATGACGCGTTCCCTGCGCGATGCATATGGGATCGACAATCTCTGCCTCGCCGGCGGTGTGGCGCTCAATTGCGTCGCCAATGGCAAGATCCTGCGCGACGGACATTTCAAGAAGATCTGGATCCAACCTGCCGCGGGCGATGCCGGTGGCGCCCTCGGCGCGGCTCTTGCGGCCTATCACGGCATCGCCAAGAAGCCGCGGATCAACTCGAACGGCGCGGATCTCATGCAGGGCGCCTATCTGGGTCCCAGTTTCACGCAGGACGAGATCGAAAAGCGTCTTCGCGATCAGAAAGCCGTCTTCGAGACGGTATCCGATGACGAGGTGATCGATCTTTCGGTGAAGGCTCTTGCGCAGGAGAATGCTGTCGGCTGGTTCCAGGGGCGGATGGAATTCGGGCCGCGAGCTTTGGGCGCGCGATCGATTCTGGGCGATGCACGCTCGCCCTCGATGCAGTCGCTGCTCAATCTCAAGGTCAAATACCGCGAATCCTTCCGACCCTTCGCCCCGTCGGTCCTGCGCGAAGACGTGGCAGGTTGGTTCGAGCTCGACGAAGACAGCCCCTATATGCTGCTCGTGGCCGATGTCCGGGAAGAGCGCCGCCGCAGCATGTCGGCGCACGAGAATGCGCTCTTCGGCATAGAGAAGCTCAACATCCCGCGATCGGAGATTCCGGCGGTCACTCATATCGACTATTCGGCGCGTATACAGACGGTGAGCGCGGATACGAACCCGCGCTATCATGCACTGCTTTCGGCCTTCAAGCGCGAGACGGGATGTCCCGTTCTCGTCAATACGAGCTTCAATGTACGCGGCGAGCCGCTGGTCTGCACCCCGGAGGACGCGTTCCGCTGCTTCATGGGGACCGAAATCGAGCTTCTGGTCGCGGGTAACTGCGTGCTCCGCAAGGAACGGCAGGATCCGGCGCTCAAGCGCAATTACGAAAGCGCATTCGAGCTGGATTGAAGCATTGGGGGGCGCGTCGAGGGGGCAGTCGCCCGCACCGGTCCGGTGGCAGGGCGGTTTTGAAGTTTTCACCCTCCCCCCTCCGGTCTCATCGCAGTGAAGGATGCTTCGGATGGATCGGAAAACCATCGGCGCCCACCTCGGTCGAGTAGCCTCGCACCTCGATCTGCTGTGCGCGCCCGTCGTGGCAGTCCTTGCACAGGCTGGTGAATGGGCCGGCGAAGAAGGTCTCGGGCCTGAGCTTCTGCGATGGGCTGACGTGGTGGCAGACGGCGGCGGCTACAATCCGGCCCCTAACCTTACACCACTCGCACAGGGGCTGCTTCCGGAACTGGCTTTCCCTCGTCTTCGCCCAGGCCGAGGTCTTGTAGAGCTTGCGATATTGGGCAGCTTCAGGACTGCGACGGTCTGATCTGTTCAATTAAGTCCCTGATCGTTAGTGGACATGGGTAGAGCGATCCTACTCTTGTTGTCATTACCGGCATCGTCAGGCTCTGTCTGGTACGTCACAACCGGTTGTGCTATCCTAAAGCATTCGGGCAGTGAGTCGCCGTTATTGCAGAGGGCGAGGAGAAGAAGCCCTATGGGAGATCGTCAGAGCTAGGACGCCCACAGCTGCCGCGCTTCACCCTCTGAGCTACGCCCCGAGTGGCCGCTCGATATCGGAAGATATATTGCCCAATAGTTGGTTTGCTGATCGAATGTCGCTACCAGTAGGAGACAGCGATGGCAATGCGCGCTCAACTATCTGGCGATGGTCCGCTCGTGATGCCTGCTGTTGTAGGCTATTTGGGGTTAACCCTTCCAGCAGGTGGACGACCAACGCAAATCCGTTTTGTCTTAGAGGATGGATCAGAACTCCATCTGCCGATTCCGGAGGCTGCTTACAACAAACTCCTCGATCAGTTCGCGATGCTGTACGCCGAGCAGAACTGGATCGAAGTAGGACCAAGGTAGGCAATGCATTCGAACTCTCAGCATGACACGGAGGACACGCCGGATATTTTTGACTGGCAAAGAGTGCTCTTTCTGCTTTTTTATGGCCATATGGCTGCTCGTGACTTTGTGGCTGATCAGTCAACTTCTCAATTTGATGTATCCCCCACTCGTCGGCGTAGCGATGATGGGGCTCTCGCTCGGAGCTAACCTACGTAGGTAGGTTCGACGCGAGGCCGCCCCGTGATGAACCACAGAACGTACGACAAGTTTGTTCGAATAATCACCCGTAACGAAGACTCCTTCACGCGACTCAAAAATGCCGATCGGTTCCTGACATGGTGTGCCGACCGAGAAATTTCGCTCATCCTGCACGGGCACAAACACGTTGCCCGTCACGTCCAAGTAGAGATTTCGGCTTCTGACGGGTCGATTCGGTACATTGATGTCGTCGGCTGCGGTTCGACAACTGGAGTCGAAAGCTCGCCCTTGTGCTACGACATTTTGTCCATCGAGCCGAGTACCCGAACATGGGGCGTCAGCTTCTACCATGATCCGTCGCCTTCCGGGGCTGGCTTCAGAAGTCAGGAAATGTCAGTTGACACCCGGTCTTTGCGGAGGAGTTGGTGATGTTCTTTTGTAGTCGTCCTAGCATATCTACTTTGCGCGACTGCTGAGAGACTAGCTGTGATCCGATAATGATACGGACCGTCTCGTAGAATTTCTTGAGAAGCCCTACGCGCCCTTCTTGGCGGCGACCGCTCGGATCCGATCTGCATCAAGCGCATCACCACCTCCAAGAAGGCGCCTCGGAGTCATCCACCGGATTCCAGTTCCAACATTGGGCCAAACGACAGGCGGCTGATGGATCGAAGCGCGGTCCATCCGGCGGCGTGCCCGCCAGACTTTTTAAGCTTTCCCCCAAGGTCTGGACGCCGATCACGCTCCGTCGCCACACGCTGTCTTCGGTGTGGAAATCCATGAAGTTTCCATCGGTAGCCACGATATCGATTGCTGAGCCAGGCAGGCTCCAATCCCAGACCGGAGGGTAGCCGCTCCTCCTGCCTTGGCTACCTCGGGCGCACGGGCTTCGCTGCACGCACCAATGTTATCAATGGCTTAGTGCTGGCACCTGGCTGGAGTTCCTGCGCGCTCTCGGCCAATAAGGAAACATCCTGCAAGGGCGGCAATGAATGCCAATGGCGCCGGGAAGCCCGATACCGGTTTCACATCTCAGCAGGCATCATAGCGATGGTCTCGAATTGCGGGATGAGTCGCACTGGATATGCGGCATTGATCGGTCAGACTTGCATTTCCCTGCTGCGTGGAGGCGGCGTCGGCGCCCGTCTCCAAGCCCTTGTCCGGCCATGACATTGTGTAACAAGGGGCCGTTCCAGACGCGCTTTCTGGAATTGGTCTAATTGGCTTGCAGTGCAGCATTTGGTGCGCTACCACGGCTCCGAAAATGAGCCCGCGCCGCATGCGGGCGTAAGAGGCACAGGGACATGCCCGAACTGGTCAAAGACTATCTGCCGGTCGTCATCTTCATGGCGGTAGCTGGCGCGATCGCCTTGGCGCTCATGGCGTCGGCGATCATCATCGCGGTCAGGAAGCCTGACCCGGAGAAGCTGTCGGCTTACGAATGCGGATTCAAGGCTTTCGACGACGCGCGTATGAAATTCGACGTGCGATTCTACCTCGTCTCCATTCTCTTCATCATCTTCGACCTCGAAGTCGCCTTCCTGTTCCCCTGGGCAATCACGCTCGGTGAGATCGGCGTCTACGGCTTCTGGTCGATGATGATCTTCCTCGCCGTCCTCACCATCGGCTTCATTTACGAATGGCGCAAAGGAGCGCTCGAATGGGATTGACCGAGACTCCGAAGGCCGGTCAGGGGCTCATCACGCCGGCCCAGCAGGAATATTTCACCAGCATCAGCGCCGAGCTCGCCGATAAGGGATTCCTTGTCACTTCGACCGACGATCTCATCAACTGGGCCCGCACCGGTTCCTTGATGTGGATGACCTTCGGTCTCGCCTGCTGCGCCGTCGAGATGATGCAGGCGTCCATGCCGCGCTACGACGTCGAGCGCTTCGGCTTCGCGCCACGTGCCTCGCCGCGCCAGTCGGACGTGATGATCGTCGCCGGCACGCTGACCAACAAGATGGCGCCGGCCTTGCGCAAGGTCTATGACCAGATGCCGGAGCCGCGCTACGTCATCTCGATGGGTTCCTGCGCCAATGGCGGCGGCTATTACCACTATTCCTATTCGGTGGTGCGCGGCTGCGACCGCATCGTGCCGATCGACATCTATGTGCCGGGCTGCCCGCCGACCGCCGAGGCGCTGCTCTACGGCATTCTGCAGCTGCAGAAGAAGATTCGCCGCGTCGGCACATTGGAGCGCTAGATCTGATGTCGGAAATCCTGAAGAACCTGAGCGCTCACATCACTGGCAAGCTCGGCCCCGCCGTCGTGTCGAGTGAAATCGCCTTCGGCGAGCTGACGATATGGGCCGAGGCCACCGAGATCGGCAATGTCCTGCGCTTCCTGCGCGACGATCCGGACTGCCGTTTCGTCTGCTTTATCGACATCTGCGGCGCCGATTACCCTGAGCGCGAACGGCGCTTCGACGTCGTCTATCATCTCTTGAGCCCCTACAAGAACGCGCGTGTGCGCGTGAAGGTGAGGACCGATGAGGCGACGCCGGTGCCGAGCGTGATCGAGGTCTTCCCCGCCGCCGACTGGTTTGAGCGTGAGACCTTCGATCTCTATGGCGTGCTGTTCGAGGGCCATCCGGATTTGCGCCGCATCCTCACCGACTACGGCTTTTCCGGCCATCCGTTACGCAAGGACTTCCCGCTCACCGGCCATGTCGAGGTGCGCTACGACGACGAGCAGAAGCGTGTCGTCTACGAACCGGTGAAGCTCGTGCAGGAATTCCGCAAATTCGATTATCTCTCCCCCTGGGAGGGCACCGATTACATACTGCCCGGCGATGAGAAGGCGGTGAAGCAATGACAACGACGACCGCCGAAGCCGATATCCGAAATTTTACCATTAATTTCGGGCCGCAGCATCCCGCCGCCCATGGCGTGCTCCGTCTCGTCCTCGAGCTCGACGGCGAAGTCGTGACGCGCGTTGACCCGCATATCGGTCTCCTGCATCGCGGCACCGAAAAGCTGATCGAGCACAAGACCTATCTGCAGGCGATCCCTTACTTCGACCGGCTCGATTATGTCGCGCCGATGAATCAGGAGCACGCCTTCGCGCTCGCGGTCGAACGGCTGCTCGGCATTACGGTGCCGATGCGCGGCCAGCTCATCCGCGTGCTCTATTCCGAGATCGGCCGTCTCCTCTCGCATCTCCTCAACGTGACGACGCAGGCCATGGACGTCGGCGCGCTCACCCCGCCGCTCTGGGGCTTCGAGGAGCGCGAGAAGCTGATGGTCTTCTACGAGCGTGCTTCGGGCTCGCGCATGCATGCGGCCTATGTGCGCCCGGGCGGCGTCCATCAGGACCTGCCGCAGGCGCTCGTCGACGATATCTGGACCTTCTGCGAGCATCATCCCAAGGTGCTCGACGACATCGAGGGGCTCCTAACCGACAACCGCATCTTCAAGCAGCGCAATGTCGATATCGGCGTCGTGAAGCTCGAGGACTGCTTCGCCTGGGGCTTCTCTGGCGTGATGGTCAGGGGCTCAGGCGCCGCCTGGGACCTGCGCAAATCGCAGCCCTACGAATGCTATGCCGATCTCGATTTCGACATTCCGATCGGCAAGAACGGCGACTGCTACGACCGTTACCTGATCCGCATGGAAGAGATGCGCCAGTCGGTCCGCATCATGAAGCAGTGCATCGAAAAGCTGAACTCGGCCGACGGCAAGACTCCGGTCTCCTCGACCGACGGCAAGATCGTGCCGCCCAAGCGGGCTGAGATGAAGCGCTCGATGGAAGCGCTCATCCATCATTTCAAGCTCTACACCGAGGGCTATAAGGTGCCGGCCGGCGAGGTCTATGCGGCGGTCGAAGCGCCCAAGGGCGAATTCGGCGTCTATCTCGTCGCCGACGGCACCAACAAGCCTTATCGCTGCAAGATCCGGGCGCCGGGCTTCGCCCATCTTCAGGCGATGGATTTCATGTGCCGCGGCCACATGCTCGCGGATGTGAGCGCCGTGCTGGGCTCACTCGATATCGTGTTTGGTGAGGTTGACCGATGAGCGTGCGCCGTCTCGATCCCGTTCAGCCCGAGAGTTTCGCCTTTACGCCGGCGAATCTCGTCTGGGCCAAGGAGACGATCAAGAAATATCCGGAAGGCAAGCAGGCCTCCGCCGTCATCCCGCTTCTGTGGCGCGCCCAGGAGCAGAATGAAGGCTGGGTGTCGAAGCCGGCGATGGAGTATGTCGCCGACATGCTCGCCATGAGCTTCATCCGCGTCTATGAGGTCGCGACCTTCTACACGATGTTCCAGCTCTCACCCGTCGGCAAGAAGGCCCATGTTCAGGTCTGCGGCACTACGCCCTGCATGCTGAGGGGGGCGGAGGATCTGAAGAAGGTCTGCCAGCGCCGCATCCATCCCGAGCCCCATCATCTCTCGGCCGAGGGCAATTTCTCCTGGGAAGAGGTCGAGTGCCTCGGCGTCTGCGTGAACGCGCCCATGGTGCAGATTTGGAGCGACACTTACGAAGACCTCACCCCAGAGAGCTTCGAGAAGGTGCTCGACGGTTTCGCCAAGGGCAAGCCGGTGAAGCCCGGTCCGCAAAACGGCCGCCAGTTTTCGGCACCCGAAGGCGAGCTCACGAGCCTCACGGATCCGTCGATCTACAGCAAGGACCGCACCTTCACCCGTATCGAGACGCCGCCTCCGGCACCGCCGGCCGCCGCGCCAGCACCAGCGAAGCCCGCCGCCGGCGACAAATCGAAGTGAGGATCACGTCTCATGCTCGCAGATAAAGACCGCATCTTCACGAATCTCTACGGTCTCCATGACTGGGGCCTCGACGGGGCGCGCAAGCGCGGCTGTTGGGTGGACGTGAAGTCGTTCATCGACAAGGGCCGCGACTGGATGATCAACGAGATGAAGGCCTCGGGTCTCAGGGGACGCGGCGGTGCCGGCTTCCCGACCGGCCTCAAATGGTCCTTCATGCCCAAGCAGATCGGCGAGCGGCCGCATTATCTCGTCGTCAATGCCGACGAATCCGAGCCCGGCACCTGCAAGGACCGCGAGATCATGCGGCATGACCCGCATCTCCTGGTCGAGGGCTGCCTTATCGCCGGCGCCGCGATGGGCGCCCATGTCGGCTATATCTATGTGCGCGGCGAGTTCATCCGCGAGCGCGAGCGGCTCCAGGCCGCCATCGAC
This genomic stretch from Nordella sp. HKS 07 harbors:
- a CDS encoding NADH-quinone oxidoreductase subunit C, giving the protein MSEILKNLSAHITGKLGPAVVSSEIAFGELTIWAEATEIGNVLRFLRDDPDCRFVCFIDICGADYPERERRFDVVYHLLSPYKNARVRVKVRTDEATPVPSVIEVFPAADWFERETFDLYGVLFEGHPDLRRILTDYGFSGHPLRKDFPLTGHVEVRYDDEQKRVVYEPVKLVQEFRKFDYLSPWEGTDYILPGDEKAVKQ
- a CDS encoding NADH-quinone oxidoreductase subunit D, with protein sequence MTTTTAEADIRNFTINFGPQHPAAHGVLRLVLELDGEVVTRVDPHIGLLHRGTEKLIEHKTYLQAIPYFDRLDYVAPMNQEHAFALAVERLLGITVPMRGQLIRVLYSEIGRLLSHLLNVTTQAMDVGALTPPLWGFEEREKLMVFYERASGSRMHAAYVRPGGVHQDLPQALVDDIWTFCEHHPKVLDDIEGLLTDNRIFKQRNVDIGVVKLEDCFAWGFSGVMVRGSGAAWDLRKSQPYECYADLDFDIPIGKNGDCYDRYLIRMEEMRQSVRIMKQCIEKLNSADGKTPVSSTDGKIVPPKRAEMKRSMEALIHHFKLYTEGYKVPAGEVYAAVEAPKGEFGVYLVADGTNKPYRCKIRAPGFAHLQAMDFMCRGHMLADVSAVLGSLDIVFGEVDR
- the nuoE gene encoding NADH-quinone oxidoreductase subunit NuoE, encoding MSVRRLDPVQPESFAFTPANLVWAKETIKKYPEGKQASAVIPLLWRAQEQNEGWVSKPAMEYVADMLAMSFIRVYEVATFYTMFQLSPVGKKAHVQVCGTTPCMLRGAEDLKKVCQRRIHPEPHHLSAEGNFSWEEVECLGVCVNAPMVQIWSDTYEDLTPESFEKVLDGFAKGKPVKPGPQNGRQFSAPEGELTSLTDPSIYSKDRTFTRIETPPPAPPAAAPAPAKPAAGDKSK
- a CDS encoding NADH-quinone oxidoreductase subunit A, whose protein sequence is MPELVKDYLPVVIFMAVAGAIALALMASAIIIAVRKPDPEKLSAYECGFKAFDDARMKFDVRFYLVSILFIIFDLEVAFLFPWAITLGEIGVYGFWSMMIFLAVLTIGFIYEWRKGALEWD
- a CDS encoding NADH-quinone oxidoreductase subunit B family protein; the protein is MGLTETPKAGQGLITPAQQEYFTSISAELADKGFLVTSTDDLINWARTGSLMWMTFGLACCAVEMMQASMPRYDVERFGFAPRASPRQSDVMIVAGTLTNKMAPALRKVYDQMPEPRYVISMGSCANGGGYYHYSYSVVRGCDRIVPIDIYVPGCPPTAEALLYGILQLQKKIRRVGTLER